Proteins encoded together in one Quercus lobata isolate SW786 chromosome 3, ValleyOak3.0 Primary Assembly, whole genome shotgun sequence window:
- the LOC115982547 gene encoding uncharacterized protein LOC115982547 — protein sequence MGSEGPKAVTIHVTGFKKFQGVAENPTETIVSNLKDFVEKRGLPPGATLGSCTILETAGDGALPLLYQTLESCISKTDISSHKQIIWLHLGVNSGAPKFAIEQQAVNEATFRCPDELGWQPQQVRIVSEDGGTTRARETSCCIEEILKLLKKKDFDVTISDDAGRFVCNYVYYHSLRFAEQKGHKSLFVHVPLFSRIDEETQMRFVASLLEAIASTCY from the exons ATGGGATCTGAAGGACCCAAGGCAGTCACCATTCATGTAACTGGATTTAAGAAGTTCCAAGGGGTTGCTGAAAATCCTACAGAAACAATTGTTAGCAATCTGAAGGATTTCGTTGAAAAGAGAGGGTTGCCACCTGGTGCTACTCTTGGGAGTTGCACCATACTTGAGACTGCTGGAGATGGTGCATTGCCCCTGCTTTACCAGACCTTGGAATCATGCATCTCAAAAACAGATATTTCAAGCCACAAGCAAATCATATGG CTACACTTGGGGGTGAATAGTGGGGCTCCAAAATTTGCCATTGAGCAGCAGGCAGTAAATGAAGCCACTTTTCGTTGTCCAGATGAGCTTGGATGGCAACCTCAG CAAGTTCGTATAGTATCTGAAGACGGAGGAACTACTCGAGCAAGAGAG ACTTCTTGCTGCATTGAGGAAATCCTGAAGTTATTGAAGAAGAAGGACTTTGATGTGACAATTTCAGATGATGCCGGCCGTTTTGTGTGCAATTATGTATATTATCATTCTCTCCGTTTTGCGGAACAGAAGGGTCACAAATCTTTATTTGTCCATGTGCCTCTATTTTCAAGAATCGATGAAGAAACCCAGATGCGGTTTGTAGCCTCCCTTTTGGAAGCTATTGCATCTACATGTTATTGA